TGATGGCCGGCAGAGACAATAATCAGTTAACGATGCTTTGAGGGGCTATGACACAAGGATCACCATTGAATTTGTTTGCAGGTCGGAATCTGGCGTATATTCCGTCGCCGACCATCTCGAAAATCGTCATCCCGCAGATAACACTCGGCAATTGGTCGATCGGCCCTGTCTCGATTCGTTTCTATGCGCTGTGCATTCTTCTCGGAATCGTGCTGGCAGTATGGATCTGCGAAAAGCGATGGAAGAAACTCGGCGGCAATTTTGATCAGATTCTCGACATCGCCCTGTGCGCGGTGCCGGCAGGCATCATCGGTGCACGCCTCTACCATGTGGTCACCACGCCTGAACGGTTCTTCGGACCTAGCGGCGACCCGATGGAAATACTGCGCATCTGGAACGGCGGCCTCGGCATCTGGGGTGGGGTGCTGTTCGGCGCGCTGGCCGCTTGGGCATGGTGTCGGCACAAGCATTATCCGATGGCGTTGCTCGGGGATGCCGTCGCCCCGGGGCTTCTGGTGGCACAGGCAGTAGGAAGATTGGGCAACTGGTTCAATCAGGAGCTTTATGGCGCTCCGACCACCTTGCCTTGGGGTCTGAAACTCAACATGACCGGCGCGATAGGTCACACCGAACAATGCTATGACGGTCAGACCTGTCCTACAGGGACGCTTTTCCAGCCTACATTCCTTTACGAGATGATTTGGAACCTCATCGGTGCGGCGCTGATCGTCTGGATCGGCCGCAAGGCGGTGAACAAGCTCAAAGCCGGAAGCCTGTTCACCGTTTACGTGATGTGGTACACCGCCGGACGCACCTGGATCGAGGCGTTGCGCATCGATTTTGCGCACGAAATCCTTGGGGTACGAGTCAATGTATGGGTTTCGATGGTCGTCTTTGTGCTGGGCGTAGTGGCGTTTATCGTCGTGCAGAAGATCGGCAGTTCCACCATAAGCCTGTCCGAACGTCTCCGCACCTTGACGGAAGTCGAAGAACTCGCACAAGCCGACGCCGAACAAGCCAAAGACAAGTCCGAAAAGAAGTAGCCCGGACCAAGGGACACATCAACCTCAACCGACATTGCGAGAGAAAAATCCAATGTCTCCAAAAGCGAATAGGATTCTCAAAGGCTTTGCTACGAGCCGTTTTCAAGTCGTTCGCCCAGCATAGGATATACAGTTATGACCATTCAAATCGCACCAAGCATTCTTTCAGCGGATTTCTGCAATCTTGAACGTGACCTCAAAGCCATCGACCATGCCGACTTGGTCCACGTCGATGTGATGGACCATCATTTCGTCCCTAATCTCACCCTTGGCGAACCTGTGGTCAAGCGTATCTGCGAGGTCACCGACCTGCCGGTAGACGTGCATCTGATGATTGAGGATCCCGATCGCTGGGCTCCCGAGTACGCCAAACTCGGAGCCGCTTCGGTGAGCTTCCATATGGGAGCCGTCCACGCCCCGGTGCGCCTTGCCCGTCAGCTGCACGAGATGGGTTGCAAAGCCTGCTTCGCGGTTCGTCCGGCAGAGCCTGTGGAGCCGATTTTCGACATCCTCGAAGAATTCGACATGATTCTGATTATGACGGTCGAACCCGGATTCGGCGGTCAGAAGTTCCTCGACAACCAGATGGCAAAAGTCCGCCGTCTGCGTGACGAAATAACCCGTCGTGGCTTGAAGACCCATATCCAGGTCGATGGCGGGGTAAGCCCCAAGACGGCCGACATCGTAGCCAAGGCTGGAGCCGATGTGCTCGTCGCCGGTTCCGCGGTCTACGGGGCCGATGACCGAGCCAAGGCGATAGATGACATCCGCGCCAAGGCACAGGCCGCATACCAGGACTGACCCAGCTACGCCAACGCACCATGATGTGCGAAAACAACGGAGAGATAACCATGAAGACATTCGAATCACTGTTCAAGGAACTGAGCGAAAAAGCCGAGAGCCGACCGGTCGGCTCCAAAACGGTCGACGAGCTCGACAAGGGCACGCATTTCATCGGCAAGAAAATCACTGAAGAGGCGGGGGAGACCTGGATCGCCGCGGAATATGAAGGCGCCGAGCGGACCGCAGAGGAAATGAGCCAGCTCATCTACCATATCCAGGTGATGATGATCAAGCACGGCATCAGTCTGGAAGACCTGTATAAGAACCTTTAGGAACCGATGCCATTGCACACCGGACAGCAGCGATAAGCGAAGAAGCGAAGGAGGAGGATAATGCTGAGAATTGCCGTTCCCAACAAGGGCATGCTCTCTGAGCCTGCATGGAGTCTCTTGAAGGAAGCCGGATACCAATTGCGTACCCAACCACGTCAACTGGTGGTCGAAGACCAGGACAACCAGGTTGAGCTCTTCTATCTCCGTCCTTTGGATATCGCCATATACGTGGGGCAAGGCGCCATCGATGTCGGCATTACCGGCCGGGATATGTTGCGCAATACCGATACGGACGCCACCGAGGACCTTCCGCTCGGTTTTGGGGCCTCGACATTCCGTTTTGCGGCTCCGAAGGATTCGCCGATCACCAAACTCGAGGATGTCGACGGCAAGCGGATCGCCAGCTCGTTCGACAAGCTGGTCGGCGATTACCTTTCGGCGCACGGCCTTCACGCCGATATCACCCATCTTGACGGTGCAGTGGAATCATCGGTCCAACTCGGTGTCGCCGATCTCATCGCCGATGTGGTGTCCACCGGTACCACGTTGCGCAATGCAGGGTTACGCATATTCGCGGACCCGATTCTGCAATCCGAGGCCGTCCTCATCCGTTCGCCGCATATCTCCGAAAACGACAGGCAGCTGGTGATCTTCAAGCG
The window above is part of the Bifidobacterium sp. ESL0704 genome. Proteins encoded here:
- the rpe gene encoding ribulose-phosphate 3-epimerase translates to MTIQIAPSILSADFCNLERDLKAIDHADLVHVDVMDHHFVPNLTLGEPVVKRICEVTDLPVDVHLMIEDPDRWAPEYAKLGAASVSFHMGAVHAPVRLARQLHEMGCKACFAVRPAEPVEPIFDILEEFDMILIMTVEPGFGGQKFLDNQMAKVRRLRDEITRRGLKTHIQVDGGVSPKTADIVAKAGADVLVAGSAVYGADDRAKAIDDIRAKAQAAYQD
- the lgt gene encoding prolipoprotein diacylglyceryl transferase — its product is MFAGRNLAYIPSPTISKIVIPQITLGNWSIGPVSIRFYALCILLGIVLAVWICEKRWKKLGGNFDQILDIALCAVPAGIIGARLYHVVTTPERFFGPSGDPMEILRIWNGGLGIWGGVLFGALAAWAWCRHKHYPMALLGDAVAPGLLVAQAVGRLGNWFNQELYGAPTTLPWGLKLNMTGAIGHTEQCYDGQTCPTGTLFQPTFLYEMIWNLIGAALIVWIGRKAVNKLKAGSLFTVYVMWYTAGRTWIEALRIDFAHEILGVRVNVWVSMVVFVLGVVAFIVVQKIGSSTISLSERLRTLTEVEELAQADAEQAKDKSEKK
- the hisG gene encoding ATP phosphoribosyltransferase — protein: MLRIAVPNKGMLSEPAWSLLKEAGYQLRTQPRQLVVEDQDNQVELFYLRPLDIAIYVGQGAIDVGITGRDMLRNTDTDATEDLPLGFGASTFRFAAPKDSPITKLEDVDGKRIASSFDKLVGDYLSAHGLHADITHLDGAVESSVQLGVADLIADVVSTGTTLRNAGLRIFADPILQSEAVLIRSPHISENDRQLVIFKRRLEGVLTARRYVMMDYDVPLSKVGAAVALTPGLESPTISPLHDQQWCAVRAMVEREKVNQTMDQLYDVGARAIIVTALQASRI
- a CDS encoding phosphoribosyl-ATP diphosphatase, which codes for MKTFESLFKELSEKAESRPVGSKTVDELDKGTHFIGKKITEEAGETWIAAEYEGAERTAEEMSQLIYHIQVMMIKHGISLEDLYKNL